The Pagrus major chromosome 1, Pma_NU_1.0 genome includes the window TAAACCTGGACATCACTCCAGGAAGGTGAAAGATAAACCACTACAGGTTAGCACACCGTTTTCGTGTTAAATTActctttaataaaataaaataaaataaaagaccgGTCTGTATCAGAGACTCCCACCCTGGGGGTTGGGACACTTAAAGGGATAAGGAAGGAGACATTTTTGTCACAAagaattgtttttcttttcttttcgtCTTGCTATatctttgtgtatttaaaaatcCTCTTAATCAATGCAGCAAGCCAGAGATATCCTGATTCTAGCCCCTAACATGGGTGAAGTAAGAAAAACCCACAACACTACGCTTCCCAAAATGCATTTCACTTTGTTCACTAGCAAATGCTCAACCTGGGATTATCATCACCTGAAGTCAACTGAGTGATGTCAGGCTGAGTAGCACTTCCCATGACAATAAAAGTAACATTCAACATGTAATATTGttggagtgcccctttaagacaaAATCCAAGTACTGGCTGACTGTGTTGGACATGAAAACTCACCTGCTTCCAAACGCCAGACCGCCTTCAAACTCATGTATAGAGCCATAACAGAACTACTCTGATTAAATACAATCACCTTTAATTAAGATTTACATCCAATAAATGTGGAATGTCATCAGTAATTTCAGTGGAAAATCAACTTACATCTTTCACAAGgtgacaaacaagaaaaagaggTACAAAAGCATCCAGAGAGGTTAGTTGAGAGCATTCAGAAGGCCTTGTCAACACCATGCAGCActtagagagaaagagagacagagggataGGGACAGAGCGAGACCAGGGGAGATCAGTAAACAACCGTTGGGGTCTGCAGAAAGGTCACGATGGCTGCGTCATGGCGACACAATCACAGCGCTTACGCCAGTCCGAAATACCAAGGCAAGTAGGTGGCAATACAATACATGGGATCCCATCTTGGCGAGGATCTCTACAAGACCGAagccaaaaaatacataatagACATACACAACTGTATATATACAAGTTCCATAGGAAAAACAAGATCCAAtattcatacagtatatcaaaTATGTCTGTAACATTTTGGCGTCAGCTGGTATTATTGTAAACAGTGAAAGAGATTCACCATCGATTGAGATGTGTTTGTTCTGAGTGTAAACACGGTACTTAGTGGTTCTGTAGTGCATAACAGGATTAAGACAATAACTATTAGTGACAGCAATCAGGCACAGGTTCAGCACTCACAATGTTCTACAGATCTTCACAATAtaaaaccaacactgttctAAAACCAACACAAGAGAGCATTTTGTTCAAGCTACAGAGATGCACTGGGCTTTTGACCTGCTTCAACCTTCACATGTCTACCTTCTCCAGCTGGACGTCACTCACATAGCAAGGCCATCCTTAATTTTAGCTTGTTGTATGCCGCACATTTAACACGTCCATATCACAAAGTTGTTGTACAGTTCTTCCATTCTTTGAGGTTCACCAAGCCTCATTTTTTTGCCCTGACATTACTGTTAACATCTATTCCTGTGGTGCAGAGGGAGGATTTTCTTCCTTAgattcctctttttcttctttcttttcatcggTTTCCTCTTTCTCAGTCTCCAGAGCTGGAGGCGCCGCCTCTTCTGTCTTCTCCTCCGGTTTTGACTCCTGCTTCTCTGCAGCCTCTTtcacctcttttctttctccctcttcttcttccttcttctcagCCTCCACTGCCTCACTTACTTTTTGttcttcatttttctcctctttggGCTCTTCAGAATCTATCTTGGACTTCAgaggctcctcctcctcattgcCTTCAGAATCCATCTTGGACTTCAgaggctcctcctcctcattgtCCTGCCTGAGCACCGTCTGCTCTTTCAGTTGGATCTCTCCGTCTTGTTGATGGTTAAGAGGGGTCTCTTCCTCTAATTTCACCTCGTCTTCCTGCTTGGCAGAGTCCACCTGCTCAACGGCATCGCCATCTTCCTCCAGCCTCTTTGTTTTTGAGAGGATCTCATGCAGCTCGGGGCTCATGAAGTAAGGCCTTTCAGACGAGCCGTCGTTTCTTTCCAAGTCCTCACCTTTTGCGTGAgtgtttatttagtgttttggtTGGGTTAATGGAAAATTAGggggaaatgaaaacatgaaataaagggaatgtttgaaaataaaataaagggaGAAATGAGACAAAAGAGAAGATGAGTCAGAAACATTGCAGGAAGAAGAAACCCCAGCTTCCCACAGTTGTATGAGTGTTTGAAgaacaggaagaagagaggagatcTGCAGGAGATCTGGCTGAAGGTAATGATACTCACAGAAGCAGAGGAAAAGTGTGTCCACACACATGGCGTACACACTGAAGAAACCATGGGCGATGAGGTAGGATCCCACTACCAGCGTCTACGTGAAGAAAATCACATACGTCAACACCTCTGCTGTGGCATCGGAGCCCACAGGTGAGCTCAAAAACTAAGGATGAAATCATACTCATATAACTGTCGCTCACCAGAATTGGCACCCAGTAGTAGTTCAGAGACGGAGCAGCCTCCTCCACTGCTTTAATTTttccagagaagaagaagaaagagaaaatccCTGTAccgaaaaaaaaagatgtgagtTAGTGGATTTAAATTAGAAATCCAGACAGATCTCTCTCCAGTTTAAAGACATTTTggtctaaaaataaaaagctttccTACCAACAATTCCAACGATGAGGAGCTTCCCAAGAAACAGCAGGAAGTCGGTCACTTTATCCAAAACAGCCACCCTGTGTTGAATTTGGCACGGTTAGAGAACGCGAGAGTATATCAAATTAAATTAGGCTAAGAATAGCTTGATTTGTCGAATACCTGTAGTAGTCTTATGCTTGTGGATATTAATATAAGCTAGTGAAATCCTACCTGACAATGTTCCTCATGAGAAGGAAAAAGGCATCTCGAGCTGAAGGGCAGAAACTTTTTCCATAGATGGCAATCTgaagaaaaagaccaaaaaatgTATCACTTTAAGACCTCACCAGGCATCAGCATCTCTGAGTGAGCTGCTTCCTGTTACAAGAACTCACCATGATGTAGGCATTTCTGTTCAGAAACTTGATACATTTCTCCAGACACCAGAAGCAGCACTTCATGCAGCTAAGCATGAATTTAGCACACTTGTTCTGAGCACCTGAAGGATGAGAGTGACAATGTTAGAGTTACATGAACGAACCAATGACTGGATGTGTTTAAACCATAGATTAACCTGATTATGGCCTGTGGTCGTACTTGGGTTAAAGTTACATGCACCTCTGTTAGCATCCCTGTTGCTATAAATATATCAGAAAAGACATTTCTGTGCACCTGCAAGCTGCTGCACATACACAGAGCTATATGAAAACGTGTGAAGAGGTATGAGAAGTATGAAAAGGTTACCTGTATGAAAGGTGCAAACAAGACAAAGTCAGCGGGGGAAATATAGAAACGTTGACAATGCAATAGCAGTAATACTGTGCATGATTTGCCACTGTTACATATTGACAATCAGCACATCCAGGCATCTTAACCAGGTCTTTGATGATTGCAGTATACATTAACGTGCATTTTTCTGACCTTTGGCACTATACATGCAATTCATaggcatgttttcttttttaaaaaaggccaaAATTAAAACGTTTTTCATTGCGAGAAATCAACAATTTTCAAATTTCAGATGGTCTTTAAACGAAACATGTACTACAAATGCTGCTATCAGTAAAAGTAACCAAATCGAAGCTTAAAACAGTGATATTCCTTCAAAATCAATTTATTCTACATGTCTCATTTAAAATCTTGCTAAAAGAAAACCATTCACACTAATCAGATCCTGTATAAGACATTTAATTCTGTGCTCCTCGGTGCAACTGAGAAGTCCAAAATCACTAGGCTGACAGTGACAGTCACATGACTAAAATTCAGTGAAATTAGATGAATTGCGGGAGGAAGAGCCAGCAGCTAGAAGGGACAAGCAAGGTTGTATGTATTGGTTGacaattttaattattttaatatgtaTAGCATGTGGAGCccttattattttaattattggtACTTTCggcatttgaaaaatgttgtatGTATCGattctggtttgtttgtgtttttatttttgattaaaggataaataaatagaaatgatCATCACCATCAAATCTGATAATGATTTTTGGCATTAGAACCGTGTTGTCCtgcacaaaatacatttttgagttCTCCCGGCTTCTCGCCATGGAGTTTCCATAGAGACGCAGTAAAAATGCAGTGACACAAAATGTGataggacaaaaaaaaaaagggcatgTAAACATATGATGTAAACACTGATAAacatataataatgataaagaTGCACAGCCAAGTAATTTTATAGGTCGGTCATCCTATTCTGAAATTAAATCTTCTGACCTTTCAATTTGTGATCCAGGTACTCCAGAAGGACCCTGATGACCTGGACCAAAGACAGGATCAGAGAGCCAAAAGCCAGGGAGCCTGTGTGGTATCTGGacagcaggaggaaacacaaGCCAACTGTGAGCATGAGACACATTTACTCCAACACACAGGGAGGGTAACCCACCTACTGACCTAACATATGCCTCACTTCCACTTGCTTGTTTTGAaaatacactgacacacatgaCACAAAATTCAAATACAAATTCAGCCTCTAACCGAAGGGCCCGTCCCAGCGAGGCGAAGATGGGGTAGGCTGGGATATCTTCAGGCTTCTTGAAGGCCCAGTAATACGAGGCGAAGGCCCCCGACAGAGTGACCTGGCCCAGAGCTGTCACAAAGTTGGCGCaccagaagaagaggaagacatTGTAGAACTGGAACAGGATGAGGTATTTGTGGTAGAGGGTCTCCCCACCATAGAAGGCAAACAGGCACTCTGCATCAGGACACTGAGCTGAAACATTGGAGGTGTTGaatgtctggaggaggaagcagaCCAGACAATTTAAGATGGGATTTTTTAATTCAGCAAACCATGATGAAAGTGTGATGCTGTCCAGGTTAACAGTGACATAACCAAACTGTTTCTTCCTGAATGGTGTCAAATATGAGCAGGCTTTTTAGCTGAATCCCAAACACATCTTCAATCAGTTAATATATTGTGGCAGTGACATTTAAAAGCGTACCTTGGGGTCGCAGGTATCTCGTGAGTACTCGCAATCAGTCTTGTTGAACACCTTGTACACCTGCTCATTAGATGTGGACAAGAAACTGGTCAGAGGGGTCAAGGAGGTCATGTCAACAAAGGGAGGATATATCTGAAAAGGTCACAATCAAGACTCATCTGCATTTACTTGTACATTTATGAAAATATGTCACAAACAAGAAATAAAGCAGgaaagaataataaatattagGCACATGTTGCAACAGCCTTCAGAAGAAGATAAGTGATATAAATGTGATGGATTGAATGTTTAATTGATGGATTAATTGAGTTATTAATATACTGTAGATGATCATTCAAATTGACTGGTAATgagtctttattttcttttgcagagtgaaaaaaataaagcagtgCATAACTATAAAGTGACACTTTTATGTTTTGCCCATCTTTGGTCACCATCTTAACAAAAGTAAGGATACACAGCCGTGATGGCCCAGTAAGCGATCACAATGGCCAGGAGGGCAAAGGTCAGCAGTGGGTAGAaaagtgatgacatcacatgcCCAACggctctgaaaaagaaaacaacaatggaAACATTATGTCACAAGCTTGGGTATAATACTCTCCGAAAGGTAGAATAAAGTTCcccaaacaaagaaacacagccTGGCACTCTGATGTTTAAGTATAAGAACTAAAGGGCGCTTCTAACTATTATTAAGACAAATATATAATGTTGTTATGCTAAAGGTGTTAGCTAACAGctgcctatttacacatccagcagaaacATAGTAACATTAGCATTCTTTTGGAGTtatgtttctggccacctgatgaatataagtccaatattcagcctcattttagctctgttttggtctccaccaactcctgaggttAACATTTGGCTATTTAGCTGCTAAAAGCTCTACTGTGCTCACAAGCTCGTTGCTAACTGTGTCTATCTGCCGTTTTCTTGCTGAACAGGTAGACTTTACTGGGTTGGCTGAAAACATCTGCCTGCAACAGCTGTTAACCAGGTTGATAAGATCCATGAGACTGAACCAAAGCTGTTAATCTGTGGGCCataacaccaaaacaatgagctgaaagaagtTAAAATGCTTCGtggagctgaggggaactgcagagttgggtgaTAAATCTCCGTGGGTTTGTCATGATGAGcgacccctttcacattacacgtTCACTAAATCCATTGTAagttaaaaatattgattagggTGGCTTTAAAATATGTGAACGGGTCTGGTCACTTTTGTACCCTTAGCTGAGAAGACATATTGGAAAGAGGCTGCACAATGCCATACTGGGATTCAGACTGACCTGCTGGCCTCTTTGATGAGGGCGATGGCAATCAGGATCCTCTTTCTGAGGAAGATGAGTAGCAGGATGATGATGACCTCTACAATAGCCAGAATGATCACTGCAAACCAGAGAAGGCATTAGATTAACAGCATTTTATATGAGACTAATTGAAGAATTAAGTGTGTTTATGCGTACTGAAGGCCAGCCAAGTCTGTCTGATCTGCAGGTAGACAGAGAAGTCCGTCTGCAGGCCCAGGTCACGGATGGTGACGTCAGCGCCTGGCTCTCCCTTCAAACTCGCAAACTCCATGTAACAGTGGAAaattcctaaaaaaaaatatatacatttcaaATAGTTGTTTTTCATTGTATAACAAACAGATACAACTTTATGATCTACAGAGGCGGAAGACTTACCATATCCAATGACTAGAATAACCAAAACAATCATGACCCAGACCATGATGCCGGCCAAGAATCGTAGCAGGACGATGAAAATCAAGCTGACCACCATGGCGATCACCAGACCACTGCAGAGTGGacacatcaaatgttttaacataC containing:
- the slc44a2 gene encoding choline transporter-like protein 2 isoform X2, which gives rise to MTKYERQGESRKFDPNFKGPIHNRGCTDILCCILFILALLGYFAVGILAWSQGDPRKVIYPTDSRGQFCGQAGTPLEKKPLLFYFNILKCASPLVLLEFQCPTTQLCVESCPDRHLTLVKAKLGNKDDHEYYKQYCKDGVDFTKLSPPEILRDSLCPAMLMPSKPFTRRCLPALGTMKGGVVVVGNETSFNDGEGNNINATDVLEASKKSNVVVEARQVAMRIFEDYTQSWHWILLGLVIAMVVSLIFIVLLRFLAGIMVWVMIVLVILVIGYGIFHCYMEFASLKGEPGADVTIRDLGLQTDFSVYLQIRQTWLAFMIILAIVEVIIILLLIFLRKRILIAIALIKEASRAVGHVMSSLFYPLLTFALLAIVIAYWAITAVFLSTSNEQVYKVFNKTDCEYSRDTCDPKTFNTSNVSAQCPDAECLFAFYGGETLYHKYLILFQFYNVFLFFWCANFVTALGQVTLSGAFASYYWAFKKPEDIPAYPIFASLGRALRYHTGSLAFGSLILSLVQVIRVLLEYLDHKLKGAQNKCAKFMLSCMKCCFWCLEKCIKFLNRNAYIMIAIYGKSFCPSARDAFFLLMRNIVRVAVLDKVTDFLLFLGKLLIVGIVGIFSFFFFSGKIKAVEEAAPSLNYYWVPILTLVVGSYLIAHGFFSVYAMCVDTLFLCFLEDLERNDGSAERPYFMSQNLLSLLKKSNEEPKSVD
- the slc44a2 gene encoding choline transporter-like protein 2 isoform X1 gives rise to the protein MELEEKNPDPKFGESRKFDPNFKGPIHNRGCTDILCCILFILALLGYFAVGILAWSQGDPRKVIYPTDSRGQFCGQAGTPLEKKPLLFYFNILKCASPLVLLEFQCPTTQLCVESCPDRHLTLVKAKLGNKDDHEYYKQYCKDGVDFTKLSPPEILRDSLCPAMLMPSKPFTRRCLPALGTMKGGVVVVGNETSFNDGEGNNINATDVLEASKKSNVVVEARQVAMRIFEDYTQSWHWILLGLVIAMVVSLIFIVLLRFLAGIMVWVMIVLVILVIGYGIFHCYMEFASLKGEPGADVTIRDLGLQTDFSVYLQIRQTWLAFMIILAIVEVIIILLLIFLRKRILIAIALIKEASRAVGHVMSSLFYPLLTFALLAIVIAYWAITAVFLSTSNEQVYKVFNKTDCEYSRDTCDPKTFNTSNVSAQCPDAECLFAFYGGETLYHKYLILFQFYNVFLFFWCANFVTALGQVTLSGAFASYYWAFKKPEDIPAYPIFASLGRALRYHTGSLAFGSLILSLVQVIRVLLEYLDHKLKGAQNKCAKFMLSCMKCCFWCLEKCIKFLNRNAYIMIAIYGKSFCPSARDAFFLLMRNIVRVAVLDKVTDFLLFLGKLLIVGIVGIFSFFFFSGKIKAVEEAAPSLNYYWVPILTLVVGSYLIAHGFFSVYAMCVDTLFLCFLEDLERNDGSAERPYFMSQNLLSLLKKSNEEPKSVD